In Helianthus annuus cultivar XRQ/B chromosome 9, HanXRQr2.0-SUNRISE, whole genome shotgun sequence, the following are encoded in one genomic region:
- the LOC110878510 gene encoding probable prolyl 4-hydroxylase 10: MASKSRLLPRASSRRSSSSTLIFSIMIICSFFVLILLALGILSIPSNSNDSPKAHDLNSIVHRTTTVDRSEKKEDRSDQWVEVISWEPRAVIYHNFLSQEECEYLINMAKPHMVKSTVVDSDTGKSKDSRVRTSSGTFLARGRDKTVRTIEKRIADFTFLPVEHGEGLQVLHYEVGQKYEPHYDYFQDEYNTQNGGQRMATVLMYLSDVEEGGETVFPSAKGNISAVPWWDELSDCGKEGLSVKPKMGDALLFWSMRPDASLDPSSLHGGCPVIKGNKWSSTKWIRVNEYKA, translated from the exons ATGGCATCCAAATCCAGACTATTACCCCGAGCCTCCTCACGTAGATCTTCTTCCTCAACGCTCATCTTCTCAATCATGATCATCTGTTCCTTCTTCGTTCTAATCCTTCTCGCACTCGGAATCCTTTCCATTCCCAGCAATTCAAACGATTCCCCCAAAGCTCATGACCTCAATTCAATTGTTCACCGTACTACAACTGTTGACCG AAGTGAAAAGAAGGAGGATAGATCAGATCAGTGGGTTGAAGTTATTTCATGGGAGCCTAGAGCTGTTATTTATCACAATTTTCTG TCACAAGAGGAGTGCGAGTATCTCATTAATATGGCTAAACCTCATATGGTGAAGTCAACTGTTGTTGATAGCGATACTGGGAAGAGCAAAGATAGTAG GGTTCGTACAAGTTCTGGCACATTCTTGGCTCGTGGACGCGATAAGACGGTCCGGACCATTGAAAAAAGGATTGCAGATTTCACCTTCTTACCTGTAG AACATGGGGAAGGACTGCAAGTTCTCCACTATGAAGTTGGACAAAAATACGAGCCTCACTATGACTACTTTCAAGACGAATACAACACCCAGAACGGTGGTCAACGTATGGCTACAGTTCTAATGTACCT GTCGGATGTTGAAGAAGGGGGTGAGACAGTATTCCCTTCTGCAAAGGGGAACATCAGTGCAGTGCCTTGGTGGGATGAACTTTCAGATTGCGGCAAAGAAGGGCTATCTGTTAAACCTAAAATGGGGGATGCATTGCTTTTCTGGAGTATGAGACCCGATGCATCTCTCGATCCATCAAGTTTACATG GTGGCTGCCCGGTTATCAAGGGGAACAAGTGGTCCTCTACAAAATGGATACGTGTCAACGAGTACAAAGCTTAA